In bacterium, the following proteins share a genomic window:
- the nifJ gene encoding pyruvate:ferredoxin (flavodoxin) oxidoreductase has product MLLSESIERLNRTSPRAAATIDGNEAIASVAYRVNQLIAIYPITPASPMGELADEWAAEGRVNIWGAVPRVVEMQSEGGAAGAVHGALQAGALSTTFTASQGLLLMLPNMYKIAGELTAFAMHVAARTVAAHALSIFGDHSDVMAARQTGFAMLASASVQEAHDLACVAHAATLGTRVPFLHFCDGFRTSHELAKIELLADDDLRAMIPEDLVEAHRRRALTPDHPVLRGTAQNPDTFFQAREAANPFYLACPQRVQEEMDRFAGLTGRQYHLFDYRGHPAAERVIVLMGSGAETVDETVDWLLRSGERVGVVKVRLFRPFSAQDFLAALPRTVRAIAVLDRTKEPGALGEPLYLDVLAALNEAQDTGGALSPGPTVIGGRYGLSSKEFTPAMVMAVFAELAAPRPKRHFTIGITDDVTGLSLVFDPDADIEPDDVTRAVFFGLGSDGTVGANKNSIKIIGEETPHYAQGYFVYDSKKSGAMTVSHLRFGPRPIRSAYLIARANFVACHQFAFVERYDMLRYAAPGAVFLLNAPHGPEEVWRHLPREVQDEIVERRLRFYVIDALDVARRAGMGGRINAVMQTCFFAISGVLAREEAVAKIKAAIQQTYGRAGDEVVRRNWLAVDDTLAHLYEVHVPAAASAARHRPPRVSADAPDFVRRVTAVMLSQNGDLLPVSAFPPDGTWPVGTAQWEKRNIAQEIPVWDPEICIQCNKCAFVCPHAVIRAAVYEPRHLDGAPSTFKSAAYRGLDFKDHRYTLQVAPEDCTGCSLCVAVCPVKDKANPKHKAIDMAPQAPLREAERRNWAFFRTLPEPDPVRLKSDVKESQFRAPLFEFSGACAGCGETPYLKLLSQLVGDRVLIANATGCSSIYGGNLPTTPWTVNRDGRGPAWSNSLFEDNAEFGVGFRLAVDELADEARALVRRLAPRLEADLASGLLDGDRRDEAGIAAQRARVARLRGQLPALDGPEARRLVSIADYLVRKSVWIVGGDGWAYDIGYGGLDHVLAMGRDVNILVLDTEVYSNTGGQQSKATPRGAVAKFASAGKATAKKDLALLAMAYGNVYVARVAFGAKDTQTVRALLEADSYPGPSLILAYSPCIAHGYDLAYGAEQQKLAVDSGYWPLLRYDPRRAAAGENPLVLDSPPPKVDLTRFLYNETRFRMVESIDRQRARELVDGARRDVQQRYRLYEQLAHLHGATATDTTAAAPGDGAPKTD; this is encoded by the coding sequence GTGCTGCTGAGTGAGTCGATCGAGCGTCTGAACCGAACGTCGCCGCGGGCGGCCGCGACGATCGACGGCAATGAAGCGATCGCCTCCGTCGCCTACCGGGTCAACCAACTCATCGCCATCTACCCGATCACCCCCGCCTCGCCGATGGGCGAACTCGCCGACGAGTGGGCGGCGGAGGGGCGGGTCAACATCTGGGGCGCGGTGCCCCGGGTCGTCGAGATGCAATCCGAGGGGGGCGCCGCCGGCGCCGTGCACGGCGCGCTGCAGGCCGGGGCACTCTCGACCACGTTCACCGCGTCCCAGGGCCTGCTCCTGATGCTCCCCAACATGTACAAGATCGCGGGTGAGCTGACGGCATTTGCCATGCACGTCGCGGCCCGAACGGTGGCCGCGCACGCCCTGTCGATCTTCGGCGACCACTCCGACGTCATGGCCGCCCGGCAAACGGGCTTCGCGATGCTCGCGTCCGCCTCTGTGCAGGAAGCCCACGACCTCGCCTGTGTCGCGCACGCCGCGACCCTGGGCACGCGCGTCCCGTTCCTGCACTTCTGCGACGGGTTCCGCACCTCCCACGAACTGGCCAAGATCGAGCTGCTCGCCGACGACGACCTCCGGGCGATGATCCCCGAGGACCTGGTGGAGGCCCACCGCCGGCGGGCGCTCACGCCCGATCATCCGGTCCTGCGCGGCACGGCGCAGAACCCCGACACCTTCTTCCAGGCCCGCGAGGCCGCCAACCCCTTCTACCTGGCCTGCCCCCAGCGGGTGCAGGAGGAGATGGACCGGTTCGCCGGTCTGACCGGCCGGCAGTACCATCTGTTCGACTACCGCGGCCACCCCGCGGCGGAGCGCGTGATCGTGCTCATGGGATCCGGGGCCGAGACCGTCGACGAGACGGTGGACTGGCTCCTGCGGTCCGGCGAGCGGGTCGGCGTGGTCAAGGTCCGGCTCTTCCGGCCGTTCTCGGCGCAGGATTTTCTGGCGGCGCTCCCCCGAACGGTGCGGGCCATCGCGGTGCTCGACCGGACCAAGGAGCCGGGCGCGCTCGGCGAGCCGCTCTACCTCGACGTCCTCGCGGCCCTCAACGAGGCGCAGGACACCGGCGGCGCGCTCTCGCCGGGCCCGACCGTCATCGGCGGACGCTACGGTCTGTCGTCCAAGGAGTTCACGCCGGCCATGGTCATGGCGGTGTTTGCCGAGCTGGCCGCGCCGCGGCCGAAGCGGCATTTCACGATCGGCATCACGGACGACGTCACCGGCCTCTCGCTTGTGTTCGACCCGGACGCCGACATCGAACCGGACGACGTGACGCGCGCGGTCTTCTTCGGGCTCGGGTCGGACGGCACGGTGGGGGCGAACAAGAACTCCATCAAGATCATCGGCGAAGAGACGCCGCACTATGCGCAAGGCTACTTCGTCTACGACTCCAAGAAGTCGGGCGCGATGACCGTCTCGCACCTGCGGTTCGGACCGCGGCCGATCCGGTCGGCGTACCTGATCGCACGGGCGAACTTCGTTGCGTGCCACCAGTTCGCGTTCGTCGAGCGCTACGACATGCTGCGGTACGCCGCCCCGGGAGCGGTCTTTCTCCTGAACGCCCCGCACGGCCCCGAGGAGGTCTGGCGCCATCTCCCCCGCGAGGTGCAGGACGAGATCGTCGAGCGGCGCCTGCGATTCTACGTGATCGATGCGCTGGACGTCGCGCGCCGGGCCGGCATGGGCGGCCGGATCAACGCGGTCATGCAAACCTGCTTCTTTGCGATTTCCGGCGTGCTGGCGCGCGAGGAGGCCGTCGCCAAGATCAAGGCGGCGATTCAGCAGACGTACGGCCGCGCCGGCGACGAGGTCGTCCGGCGGAACTGGCTGGCGGTGGACGACACGCTGGCCCACCTGTACGAGGTCCACGTGCCGGCCGCGGCGAGCGCTGCGCGGCATCGACCGCCGCGGGTGTCCGCGGACGCACCCGACTTCGTCCGGCGCGTGACGGCCGTGATGCTGAGTCAGAACGGAGATCTCCTCCCCGTCAGCGCCTTCCCGCCCGACGGCACGTGGCCGGTCGGGACCGCGCAGTGGGAAAAGCGCAACATCGCCCAGGAGATCCCGGTCTGGGATCCGGAGATCTGCATCCAGTGCAACAAGTGCGCGTTCGTCTGTCCACACGCGGTCATCCGCGCGGCCGTCTACGAGCCGCGGCACCTCGACGGGGCGCCGTCCACCTTCAAATCCGCGGCCTACCGGGGGCTGGACTTCAAGGACCACCGGTACACTCTCCAAGTCGCCCCGGAGGACTGCACTGGGTGCAGTCTGTGCGTTGCGGTGTGCCCGGTCAAGGACAAGGCGAACCCGAAGCACAAAGCCATCGACATGGCGCCACAGGCGCCGCTGCGGGAGGCGGAGCGCCGAAACTGGGCGTTCTTCCGGACGCTCCCGGAGCCCGACCCCGTCCGCCTGAAGTCCGACGTCAAGGAATCGCAGTTCCGCGCCCCGCTGTTCGAGTTCTCCGGAGCCTGCGCGGGATGCGGCGAGACCCCCTACCTCAAACTCCTGAGCCAGCTGGTCGGCGACCGCGTGCTCATCGCGAATGCGACCGGCTGCTCGTCGATCTACGGCGGCAACCTGCCGACGACGCCGTGGACGGTCAACCGGGACGGCCGCGGCCCGGCGTGGTCCAATTCGCTGTTCGAGGACAACGCCGAGTTCGGGGTTGGGTTCCGGCTCGCGGTGGACGAGCTCGCCGACGAAGCCCGCGCGCTGGTCCGCCGGCTCGCCCCGCGGCTCGAGGCCGACCTGGCATCCGGCCTGCTGGACGGCGACCGGCGTGACGAGGCCGGCATCGCCGCCCAGCGCGCGCGGGTCGCCCGGCTGCGCGGACAACTCCCGGCGCTCGACGGGCCCGAAGCGCGCCGGCTCGTGAGCATCGCCGATTACCTCGTGCGCAAGAGCGTGTGGATCGTCGGCGGCGACGGGTGGGCGTACGACATCGGCTACGGGGGCCTCGACCACGTCCTGGCCATGGGGCGGGACGTCAACATCCTAGTGCTGGACACCGAGGTGTACTCGAACACCGGCGGGCAGCAGTCCAAGGCCACGCCGCGGGGCGCCGTGGCCAAGTTCGCGTCGGCAGGCAAGGCCACGGCCAAGAAGGATCTCGCGCTCCTGGCGATGGCCTACGGCAACGTCTACGTCGCCCGGGTGGCGTTCGGCGCGAAAGATACGCAGACCGTGCGCGCGCTCCTCGAAGCGGATTCCTACCCGGGACCGTCGTTGATTCTGGCGTACAGTCCGTGTATTGCGCACGGGTACGACCTGGCGTACGGGGCGGAGCAGCAAAAACTGGCCGTAGACTCCGGCTACTGGCCGCTGCTCCGTTACGATCCGCGGCGGGCAGCCGCGGGGGAGAATCCCCTCGTGCTCGACTCACCGCCGCCGAAGGTCGATCTGACCCGGTTCCTCTACAACGAGACGCGCTTCCGCATGGTGGAAAGCATCGACCGGCAGCGGGCGCGGGAGTTGGTGGACGGGGCAAGACGGGACGTCCAACAGCGCTACCGGCTCTACGAACAACTGGCGCACCTGCACGGCGCGACCGCCACGGACACGACTGCGGCGGCGCCCGGGGACGGGGCTCCGAAGACGGACTGA